The following DNA comes from Schistocerca piceifrons isolate TAMUIC-IGC-003096 chromosome 3, iqSchPice1.1, whole genome shotgun sequence.
ATAAGTTTAGACACACACACTGGAAATATTATATAACAGCTAATTGGTAAAATATCGTTGCTATCACTGATACTTTTGTCATTATTTTCAATCGGTTGTTGTTCCCATTATTTGATTCAGTTCAGGTGACAATTGTGTTATTGCAGGCTACATAGGGGACACTTCAAGCGGAATTTCTTACTTACTTATGGATGACATCTGAAACTATACCAAATATTATATTAAGCTACAAACAAGGCTTACGAAGTACGCCAACATTAGTGAATGCTCTATTTTGCATAACCTATTATTTTGTTTGTAAGATTTTCACATCGACATAATTTAGTTTTCATTGGTCGAGCACAACTAGATGTTGcacgatgatgaggtcccatactccttgacagagcgatGGGGACAATCCGGGAGACCTGCACccaccatactaggcaaggtccaagtggaggtggtttgctattgccgtaatggggatgaatcatGAAAATGGTGATGAAGGACACACGACAtccagtcccctgccaggaatcaaCCTGGACCCCTAGCGTAGCAGGCGGTAACGCTACTGCTACGCTACGGAGGCAGACTGCATACTTTCATACATACTTAAATATTAAGAAGTTGTCACATTGAGACGTTGTATGCCAGACTACACATCACCGACACACATCGTCCTCTACACCTGCATGCTGCCGTATTAGTCGAGCAAATATCACACTTGGATCAGAACGTCAGCAGAGATACGTAGAACATAGGGCGTATTGAAACCCCGTCCGTTCAGGAGAACCTCTAGGTCAGTGCAGCGCGCGGAACAGATCCGCCGGGCACGAGACAACGCCCAGGACGGGACCTCACGCAAGGCCACTTCGTGAGGAGTGCTCCTTTCACGTCAGGTGACGCGCGCTGGTCCGGCCGTGTATAAAAGCCGTGCCCAAGACAGCAGAGGCACATttcggcagcagcagtagcagcagcaacaactcaCCCAGCCATGAACACCCTGGTACGTACTGCTACCGCTGTGTGTAGACCGTTATAACTCAATGCATCAACGAACTGGGTACCTCCGTATGGAGGACTTCTGATTTAGGGAATTAACTGAGTAGTAAAGCACTGCCTAACGATACTTTTACGAATTTCAGATCGTCCTGAGCGCCGTCCTGGCCGTCGCCGTGGCTAAGCCCGGCTACCTGGGTGCAGCCCCCGCCGCAGTCGTCGCCCCCgcggcctacgccgcccccgcggtGGTGGCCGCCCCCGTGCACGCCGGCTACGCCGCCTACGGCCCCGCCCCCGTCGCCGTGCGCTCCGACGGCTACCTGGCTGACACCCCTGACGTCGCCGTCACCAAGGCCGCCCACCTGACCGCCGTCGCCCAGACGCAGGCCCGTGACGCCGTTGTCAACGGCGCCGCCGCCCTGGCCGGCCACGCCGCCCACGCCTACGCCGCCCACGCTTACGCCGCCCCCGCCGTAGCGTACGCCGCTCCCGGTCCCGTGGCTTACGCCGCCCCCgctgcctacgccgcccccgctgcctacgccgcccccgctgccTACGCCGCCCCTGGCGCTCTCGCCGCTGCTGCCCACCTCCACGCTAAGGCTGCTCTGCTGGGCTGAAATGTCATCCTGCACAACGTTCCTTTGTGAATAATGTATATATTATACAACATTAATAATAAACTATGGCAATGAAACTGTCTTGTGTTGTACTATCCATTTTTCTATACTGGCTGTTTCACTTTCAGAATTGTCTACAGTTTCCATAGAGACAGAATATGCAGATTCACTCCTCcagaactgaaaaaaaattctgtaaactaATATAGAGATAGGATGCATATTCTTACGCCGATACTACAAAGATGAAGCACGTATGAAATAAAACAACACAGACAACGGCCGCGGCCCGTTGGTCGTATGAAATGCACATAATGTGTCTCCACGACAACTGAGAGCAAAGTTAATCTGGGAATCTATACAGCTTAATCCAAGATAACAACACACATAGATTCAGAATGCTGTACACCAATCATAGATTGGTTTATGAACATCATTCAACCTAAAAGAGAACACAGTTTACTAGTTTGAAAACGCTTACAAATCCATGTATATGTAACTTTCAGAGGAACTTGACGTAAAGACCTCGATcaaaaaaataatttaagtaaTTTGACGCAATCTACAGAGCGTACCGAAACTCCAAATTTCTAAGACATGTAGAGGGGAATGATTACATCATACGCACataagaaaaaagttttgcatcacctcgttttcGAGAGTTGCGAACTTGtttagaaaatttgaatagagatcgacataaacatcatttgcgctgtttttattgctcatgaaatccacacattccatgttgtaccaccatacagcaagaccttcataggtggtggtccagattgctgaaaaCACCAGCACcttcaatacccagtagcacgtcctcttgcactgatgcgtgtctgtattcgttgtggcatactatccagaaatTCATCGAGGCATTGTTGGTTCAGATTATCAGACTGCTCAATGGCGATTCGACGTAgaccctcagagttgttggtgggtcacgtcgtcccaacagcccttttcaaattatcctaggcatgttcgatagggctcatgtctggagaacatgctggccactctagtcgaacgatttcgttattctgaaggaagagATTCACAAGTTGTGCaagattggggcgcgaattgtcgtccatgaagacgaatgcctcgccaatatgcaggcgatatggttgcactgcggatgggagaatggcattcacgtatcttacagccgttacggcgccagcGGCGtaagttggccccacataatgccacacctaaacaccagggaacctccaccttgctgcactcactggacagcgtgtctaaggcgttcagcctcaccaggttgcctccaaacacgtctgcgacgattgtctggttgagggcgtgtgcgacactcatcggtgaagagaacgtgatgccaatcctgagcggtccattcggtatgttgttggacccatctctaccgcgctgcgtggtgtcgtggttgcagagatggacctcgcgatggacgtggggagtgaagttgcgcatgatgcagcctattgcgcccagtttcagtcataacacgacgttctgtggctgcacgaaaagcattgttgaagatggtggcgctgctgtcagggttcctccgagccataacccgtaggtagcggtcatccactgcagaggtggcctgggcgaggcatgtcatcgtc
Coding sequences within:
- the LOC124789863 gene encoding cuticle protein 16.5-like; amino-acid sequence: MNTLIVLSAVLAVAVAKPGYLGAAPAAVVAPAAYAAPAVVAAPVHAGYAAYGPAPVAVRSDGYLADTPDVAVTKAAHLTAVAQTQARDAVVNGAAALAGHAAHAYAAHAYAAPAVAYAAPGPVAYAAPAAYAAPAAYAAPAAYAAPGALAAAAHLHAKAALLG